The Vigna unguiculata cultivar IT97K-499-35 chromosome 1, ASM411807v1, whole genome shotgun sequence nucleotide sequence CCGATTATTCAATCAGATACTCAATTGTAATGTCCATTTTGCTGTAATTATTCAAAGCAACCAAGCCAGATCTAATCGGGAAAGAAGGAACAACCTGGGTAATTGGtgcaattttattaaaatattacaaccAAAAACccaggaaaaacaaaacaaggaTTGGAATCCAGCTAAGCTTttaagagaatatatatatatatatatatatatatatatatatatatatatatatatattttttttttttttttttaattttgatatatatttatctcaattataaaaatataggtttttttctttttttcgttaacatattttatgaaaaaaaaggaaCTGTAAAAGTAGATTTTGTTTTTCCAATTATAGTATTTCCATACAAATCCTTAAAAAcgaaataaagataaaacatgttgttgttgtaattaaaaagaaatcataagaTGGTGGTAACCATTGTGGTGAGACGGTTGGGTGTTGGATCTCGGGGCAGCAACTGTCCCTGTGCCATAATCAATGTCTTGTACATATGAACGATCATCTTCTGGTCGTACTCCTTCGGCGGTGGGCCCCTATCGAAGACACCGTTGGCGGAGGTGGAGCCGCCGCCGCCGTAGCCGACGGCAGAGGCAGCGGTGGAGCTCGCGAGACCCAGCATCATCCTCATGTAGGCGTCTCTGACCCACAGCACCAACTTCTTCGGGGAAGAGATTTTGCGGATTTTCATCTTGGGATTGATCTTTATGCGCCATCTCCTTCTTCTTCGCTTCTCTCCAAGCTGAACCGTTTCTCTCTCACGCCCTTCCAACCCATGCAATCTCTGGTATCCCCTTATGCTTCTCCTCCAGTACTTCTTCAACCCCCCTGAGATACCTTCCATATTCTTATCCTCTTCCTCTAACTCAAAACCAGAAGAGAAAGAAGTAGCAGTTAAGTAAGAAAGGGGAAGCAATGAACTTCGCCACATGTTGCTTCTCTTTATATATTCGCTACAAATATAGAATAAAAGGAGGGAAGAAAAATGTGTACTTCAATAAGAAATAAATCATGTAACATGGATAAGTAAACCAACATTTACCCTTCAATTATTTTGcagtttttaaaatctaaaagtGATGTAATACATCGctgctttttattttttgtggcTGTTCGCCCTAAAATAGTACcatgacaaagaaaaatatcCATTAGATGTTCCGATTTATTTATAAGAGAATTTTAATACGTGTTTAGCACAATGATTAagctataattaataatttattattttattatttttacatttgaaaacgaaaataattaatttgattgattcaaataatataaatttatataaaagattttataaaaacaaaagtatattttagAATGGTTAAATAATATCTCGACACAAACTAAACATTTTGAGATTTCTAAAGTCTTTATTAGAatgtatgaaaaaatatatatctctataatatttgaagagtatcgattgaaacttaaaatgtttaaaaggtACCGTctttaatctttgaaatttatagtctt carries:
- the LOC114195915 gene encoding uncharacterized protein LOC114195915, which encodes MWRSSLLPLSYLTATSFSSGFELEEEDKNMEGISGGLKKYWRRSIRGYQRLHGLEGRERETVQLGEKRRRRRWRIKINPKMKIRKISSPKKLVLWVRDAYMRMMLGLASSTAASAVGYGGGGSTSANGVFDRGPPPKEYDQKMIVHMYKTLIMAQGQLLPRDPTPNRLTTMVTTIL